In a genomic window of Hippoglossus stenolepis isolate QCI-W04-F060 chromosome 17, HSTE1.2, whole genome shotgun sequence:
- the ccn2b gene encoding CCN family member 2b isoform X1, with the protein MCVETSATFSLLLLVIASTMAQDCSQPCACPADPPLCPLGTSLVLNGCGCCKVCAKQLGEPCSMLEPCDHHKELYCDYALLSDTETGICMAQEGQTCDLGGVVYRSGESFQPSCKHHCVCMNGEIGCVPMCASDIRLPSLDCPYPRRIQIPGRCCEEWVCEQMPQDHHYQSVIAGASQIHPLSSSNPVSVFRQASPYGPHGESHKDNCIVQTTEWSECSATCGMAVSSRITNDNQRCQLERQTRICMVRPCNSQLVKEIKKGKKCVRTPKAQQGMHFELSGCSSTRLYKPKFCGVCTDNRCCTPHTTITAEVEFRCPEGDVFMKKMMFIKTCSCHHDCPHDNDIFLASNTRRMIGDYDNNM; encoded by the exons ATGTGTGTAGAAACTTCAGCCAcgttctctcttctcctgcttgTTATCGCATCG ACAATGGCCCAGGACTGCTCCCAGCCCTGTGCTTGCCCTGCAGACCCCCCACTCTGCCCGTTGGGGACCAGCCTGGTCCTGAATGGCTGTGGCTGCTGTAAGGTGTGTGCCAAGCAGCTGGGGGAGCCCTGCTCCATGCTGGAGCCCTGTGACCATCACAAAGAGCTCTACTGTGACTACGCTCTGCTGAGTGACACTGAGACTGGCATCTGCATGG CTCAAGAGGGTCAGACGTGTGACCTAGGGGGGGTGGTCTACCGCAGTGGGGAGTCCTTCCAGCCCAGCTGTAAgcaccactgtgtgtgtatgaatggaGAAATCGGCTGTGTGCCAATGTGTGCCAGTGACATCCGGCTGCCCTCCCTCGACTGCCCATACCCACGCCGGATCCAGATCCCCGGGAGATGCTGTGAGGAGTGGGTGTGTGAGCAGATGCCTCAGGACCACCACTACCAGTCAGTGATTGCCG GAGCCTCTCAGAttcatcctctgtcctcttcaAATCCTGTCTCAGTCTTCAGACAGGCTTCTCCCTATGGGCCACACGGAGAGAGTCACAAAGATAATTGCATAGTCCAGACTACAGAGTGGAGTGAGTGCTCGGCCACCTGTGGCATGGCCGTCTCATCCCGTATCACCAACGACAACCAGCGCTGCCAGCTGGAGAGGCAGACCAGGATCTGCATGGTCCGGCCCTGCAACAGCCAACTTGTGAAAGAAATCAAG AAAGGGAAGAAATGTGTCCGGACACCAAAGGCCCAGCAAGGGATGCACTTTGAGCTGTCAGGCTGCTCCAGCACCAGGCTGTACAAACCGAAGTTCTGCGGCGTCTGTACAGACAATCGCTGCTGCACGCCTCACACCACCATCACAGCCGAGGTGGAGTTCCGCTGTCCAGAGGGAGATGTCTTCatgaagaagatgatgtttATCAAGACCTGCTCCTGCCATCATGACTGTCCTCATGATAACGACATCTTCCTGGCATCCAATACTCGGAGGATGATTGGGGATTATGACAACAATATGTGA
- the ccn2b gene encoding CCN family member 2b isoform X2 yields MCVETSATFSLLLLVIASTMAQDCSQPCACPADPPLCPLGTSLVLNGCGCCKVCAKQLGEPCSMLEPCDHHKELYCDYALLSDTETGICMAQEGQTCDLGGVVYRSGESFQPSCKHHCVCMNGEIGCVPMCASDIRLPSLDCPYPRRIQIPGRCCEEWVCEQMPQDHHYQSVIAVFRQASPYGPHGESHKDNCIVQTTEWSECSATCGMAVSSRITNDNQRCQLERQTRICMVRPCNSQLVKEIKKGKKCVRTPKAQQGMHFELSGCSSTRLYKPKFCGVCTDNRCCTPHTTITAEVEFRCPEGDVFMKKMMFIKTCSCHHDCPHDNDIFLASNTRRMIGDYDNNM; encoded by the exons ATGTGTGTAGAAACTTCAGCCAcgttctctcttctcctgcttgTTATCGCATCG ACAATGGCCCAGGACTGCTCCCAGCCCTGTGCTTGCCCTGCAGACCCCCCACTCTGCCCGTTGGGGACCAGCCTGGTCCTGAATGGCTGTGGCTGCTGTAAGGTGTGTGCCAAGCAGCTGGGGGAGCCCTGCTCCATGCTGGAGCCCTGTGACCATCACAAAGAGCTCTACTGTGACTACGCTCTGCTGAGTGACACTGAGACTGGCATCTGCATGG CTCAAGAGGGTCAGACGTGTGACCTAGGGGGGGTGGTCTACCGCAGTGGGGAGTCCTTCCAGCCCAGCTGTAAgcaccactgtgtgtgtatgaatggaGAAATCGGCTGTGTGCCAATGTGTGCCAGTGACATCCGGCTGCCCTCCCTCGACTGCCCATACCCACGCCGGATCCAGATCCCCGGGAGATGCTGTGAGGAGTGGGTGTGTGAGCAGATGCCTCAGGACCACCACTACCAGTCAGTGATTGCCG TCTTCAGACAGGCTTCTCCCTATGGGCCACACGGAGAGAGTCACAAAGATAATTGCATAGTCCAGACTACAGAGTGGAGTGAGTGCTCGGCCACCTGTGGCATGGCCGTCTCATCCCGTATCACCAACGACAACCAGCGCTGCCAGCTGGAGAGGCAGACCAGGATCTGCATGGTCCGGCCCTGCAACAGCCAACTTGTGAAAGAAATCAAG AAAGGGAAGAAATGTGTCCGGACACCAAAGGCCCAGCAAGGGATGCACTTTGAGCTGTCAGGCTGCTCCAGCACCAGGCTGTACAAACCGAAGTTCTGCGGCGTCTGTACAGACAATCGCTGCTGCACGCCTCACACCACCATCACAGCCGAGGTGGAGTTCCGCTGTCCAGAGGGAGATGTCTTCatgaagaagatgatgtttATCAAGACCTGCTCCTGCCATCATGACTGTCCTCATGATAACGACATCTTCCTGGCATCCAATACTCGGAGGATGATTGGGGATTATGACAACAATATGTGA